Proteins encoded within one genomic window of Tidjanibacter massiliensis:
- a CDS encoding LysE family translocator encodes MWLDIFLRGILIGLVVSMFSIGPVGVLCIQRTLSKGQRSGFFSGLGAATADTVYATVAFFAIAFVHGFIEQNQLLLKIIGGAFVVVVGLYIFFQNPVVQIRRNRSGKVSLWRDFLSIFLFTIANPAISLVFVGLFAMFGISNDAGYINGVAMLVGVLAGAAGWWFLFTFVLNIYRKRFRPRYLLWMNRIAGILIILLGVTAIISSLFNIHFDELIPK; translated from the coding sequence ATGTGGCTGGACATATTTTTGCGGGGTATCCTCATCGGGCTGGTGGTTTCCATGTTCTCGATAGGGCCCGTCGGCGTACTCTGCATCCAGCGGACGCTGAGCAAGGGACAGCGTTCGGGCTTCTTCTCCGGGCTGGGGGCTGCGACCGCCGACACCGTCTATGCCACGGTGGCCTTTTTCGCCATCGCATTCGTGCACGGCTTCATCGAACAGAACCAGTTGCTGCTGAAAATCATCGGCGGCGCGTTCGTCGTCGTGGTCGGCCTTTATATCTTTTTCCAGAACCCCGTGGTGCAGATACGCCGCAACAGGTCCGGCAAGGTCAGCCTGTGGCGCGATTTCCTCTCCATTTTTCTCTTTACCATCGCCAATCCCGCTATCAGTCTCGTCTTCGTGGGGCTGTTCGCCATGTTCGGCATCAGCAACGATGCCGGTTACATAAACGGCGTGGCCATGCTGGTAGGGGTGCTCGCCGGGGCTGCCGGATGGTGGTTCCTGTTTACGTTCGTGCTGAACATTTACCGCAAACGCTTTCGTCCCCGATACCTGCTCTGGATGAACCGCATAGCCGGCATCCTTATCATCCTGCTGGGAGTGACGGCGATAATCTCTTCCCTATTCAATATCCATTTCGATGAACTCATCCCGAAATAG
- a CDS encoding S41 family peptidase, giving the protein MGKGIKYGLCVLAGAVVLAVATAAVPPPDGFRMGRNMEVLVNMLRDISLFYVDDVDPDELLSDAAAGMTAGLDPYTVFISEEDMDTFQLLTTGRYGGVGSLIRKSGDGVVFAEPYKGSPADRAGIVVGDRILEIDGQDASAMTTEQVSSLMKGEPGTRLKMKVAKFYTGDTVQVELKREIINIPGIPYYGMLPDSVGYILNIDFTDEVSNDMRNAIMSLREQGAKALILDYRNNGGGIVQEAVKILSFFVPRGTEVVSLRGRNPEENAVFTTQQEPLDTEIPLVVLVNNGSASAAEIVAGALQDMDRAVLVGRRTFGKGLVQSTRPLGYNAYLKVTTAKYYLPSGRCIQAIDYASRAEDGTLSHIPDSLITEFRTAAGRRVYDGGGVMPDVRVPAEYVSRFAYVVYGKGYIHDFVDGFMRRNRDREIVPGSFALSDADYADFTAFMQDKDVEWESDTKRLLARLKESAEAERYMDSIGVYLEGIEANLDDDVRAGLQLYRQELTELIENEIVLRSAYNAGVVEHNMAKDPDVREALAVLNDPERYREILASKDTDRK; this is encoded by the coding sequence ATGGGAAAAGGGATTAAATACGGGTTGTGCGTACTGGCCGGTGCCGTCGTGCTGGCAGTAGCTACGGCGGCCGTTCCGCCGCCCGACGGGTTCCGGATGGGGCGCAACATGGAGGTGCTGGTCAATATGCTGCGCGACATCTCCCTTTTCTATGTGGACGACGTGGACCCCGACGAGCTCCTCTCGGATGCGGCCGCCGGCATGACGGCCGGACTCGACCCATATACCGTCTTTATCTCCGAGGAGGATATGGATACCTTCCAGCTCCTTACCACGGGCCGTTACGGCGGCGTGGGTTCCCTTATCCGCAAGAGCGGCGACGGAGTGGTTTTCGCGGAGCCCTACAAAGGCTCGCCGGCCGATAGGGCCGGTATCGTCGTGGGCGACCGGATTCTCGAAATAGACGGACAGGACGCTTCCGCCATGACGACCGAACAGGTGAGTTCGCTGATGAAGGGAGAACCGGGCACCCGACTGAAGATGAAGGTGGCCAAATTCTATACCGGCGATACGGTGCAGGTGGAGTTGAAACGGGAGATAATCAATATTCCCGGCATTCCCTACTACGGCATGTTGCCCGACAGCGTGGGGTATATTCTCAATATCGATTTTACGGACGAAGTGAGCAACGACATGCGCAACGCCATCATGTCGCTCCGGGAGCAGGGGGCCAAAGCCCTTATACTCGACTATCGGAACAACGGGGGCGGTATCGTGCAGGAGGCGGTCAAGATACTCTCCTTCTTCGTGCCGCGCGGAACCGAGGTAGTCAGCCTCCGGGGGCGCAATCCGGAGGAGAATGCGGTGTTTACCACGCAGCAGGAACCGCTCGATACGGAGATACCGCTCGTGGTGCTCGTCAATAACGGTTCGGCGTCTGCCGCCGAAATCGTGGCCGGTGCGCTGCAGGACATGGACAGGGCGGTGCTCGTCGGCCGCAGAACCTTCGGTAAGGGGCTCGTGCAGTCTACCCGGCCGCTCGGTTACAATGCTTATCTGAAGGTCACCACTGCCAAATACTACCTGCCCAGCGGCCGCTGCATACAGGCCATCGACTATGCGTCGCGGGCCGAGGACGGTACGCTCAGCCATATCCCCGATTCGCTCATCACGGAGTTCCGGACGGCGGCAGGAAGGCGTGTCTATGACGGCGGCGGGGTGATGCCCGACGTCCGGGTCCCGGCCGAGTATGTGAGCCGTTTCGCCTACGTCGTCTACGGCAAGGGGTATATCCACGATTTCGTGGACGGCTTCATGCGGCGCAACCGCGACCGGGAGATAGTCCCCGGGAGTTTCGCGCTGAGCGATGCGGACTATGCCGATTTCACGGCGTTCATGCAGGACAAGGACGTGGAGTGGGAGTCCGATACGAAGCGCCTGCTGGCCAGGTTGAAGGAGTCGGCCGAGGCGGAGCGCTACATGGACAGCATCGGCGTCTATCTGGAGGGTATCGAGGCGAACCTCGACGACGATGTCCGGGCCGGCCTGCAGCTTTATCGGCAGGAGCTTACGGAGCTTATCGAGAACGAAATTGTCCTCCGCAGCGCTTACAATGCGGGGGTCGTGGAGCATAACATGGCGAAGGACCCCGACGTGCGCGAGGCGCTTGCGGTACTGAACGACCCGGAACGTTACCGGGAAATCCTCGCCTCGAAGGATACCGACCGAAAATAG
- a CDS encoding 4-hydroxy-3-methylbut-2-enyl diphosphate reductase, translating into MAEGKVHIEIDGGSGFCFGVVNAISQAERSLAGGGGVACLGDIVHNRLEVQRLEAMGLRTVRHEELEGLAGGRVLIRAHGEPPSTYEKAARLGIEVIDATCPVVAGLQRTVAAAYAEMQACGGQVVILGKRGHAEVVGLAGHADGRAVIVEGPDDLDAVDFSRPVYFLAQTTQSLALFHRMADIIRERTRCPESVTIRDTICRQVSSREAKLREFAGRFDAVIFVSGQKSSNGKVLYGVCREANPNSYSIEDAGELQFRWLEGCRSVGICGATSTPGWLMRRVAERVGEMVGTPEE; encoded by the coding sequence ATGGCAGAGGGAAAAGTACATATAGAGATAGACGGCGGGTCGGGGTTCTGCTTCGGCGTGGTCAATGCCATATCGCAGGCCGAGCGGTCGCTCGCCGGGGGCGGCGGGGTGGCCTGCCTGGGCGATATCGTGCACAACCGCCTTGAAGTGCAGCGTCTGGAAGCGATGGGCCTCCGCACGGTCCGGCATGAGGAACTTGAGGGACTGGCCGGCGGACGGGTGCTCATCCGGGCCCACGGGGAACCCCCTTCCACGTATGAGAAGGCGGCCCGTCTCGGAATCGAGGTGATAGACGCTACCTGTCCCGTGGTGGCGGGGCTGCAGCGTACCGTGGCGGCGGCCTATGCCGAGATGCAGGCCTGCGGCGGCCAGGTGGTGATACTCGGTAAGCGCGGCCATGCCGAGGTGGTGGGGCTCGCCGGCCATGCCGACGGCCGGGCGGTCATCGTCGAGGGCCCCGACGACCTCGATGCGGTGGATTTCTCGCGTCCGGTCTATTTCCTCGCCCAGACTACGCAGAGTCTGGCACTTTTTCACCGGATGGCGGACATCATCCGGGAACGGACACGCTGTCCGGAGTCCGTGACGATACGCGACACCATCTGCCGGCAGGTGTCGAGCCGCGAGGCCAAACTGCGTGAGTTCGCGGGGAGATTCGATGCGGTCATCTTTGTCAGCGGGCAGAAGAGTTCGAACGGTAAGGTGCTCTACGGCGTCTGCCGGGAGGCCAATCCGAACAGTTATAGCATCGAAGACGCCGGAGAGCTGCAGTTCCGGTGGCTGGAGGGTTGCCGTTCGGTGGGAATATGCGGAGCCACTTCCACGCCCGGCTGGTTGATGCGCCGGGTCGCGGAGCGTGTCGGCGAGATGGTCGGGACGCCGGAGGAGTGA
- a CDS encoding leucine-rich repeat domain-containing protein gives MKRRLSIALSAALLLGACAKEAPSGGRQPEPGEGAIRAVAEEVHDGAVSRSSFDENGRVAWSQGDVIGVMTADNTDANLTYRALTETDASQGLFTMEGDITLSGETFYAYYPMVPGNRLGADLTLPVTLPAVQTYRQGSFGPNANISVAVSADGANYAFKNACGYLDIRLLGSAEDKIGSVEVTAGGAVIAGSGSVDFGGYASGPLFVPDEGGSTTVRLECGDGIALNPASATSFHVVLPAGTYASVGVRARTSDGRSYSYTKSPEGGVVIERSTVTHFKPSEFFDGIEVENLSGELTDRLAGTDASSVTALRITGTLNATDFAYIRENLTALELLDLSGTEMTVFPDRALAFYDDANTTLKEVILPEGLTTIEDAAFANCTALEKLDVPSSVSELGRWILENTAVETFTIPDGVSEIPASCFYGSAITAMVVPASVTSIGAWAFENPYYDNGNKSYLTSVTFTGTGVTEIPEGCFIYQKSLSSINLPEGVTTIGADAFNQCQISALTLPSSLEAIGQRAFSNNGITSLVIPDKVKRIDFSAFAYNNLETIDLPASIEVLASTAFHWESPALKTVICRAAAVPEMPTSYTDDLGSHTYPAFIRINKANVILKVPAASVEEY, from the coding sequence ATGAAAAGAAGATTATCCATTGCATTGTCGGCCGCGCTCCTGCTGGGGGCGTGTGCCAAGGAGGCTCCGTCGGGGGGACGGCAGCCGGAACCGGGCGAAGGGGCGATACGGGCCGTTGCGGAGGAGGTGCACGACGGAGCCGTGAGCCGCTCTTCGTTCGACGAAAACGGCCGTGTGGCGTGGTCGCAGGGCGACGTGATAGGCGTCATGACGGCCGACAACACCGACGCCAACCTGACCTACCGGGCGCTTACCGAAACGGATGCCTCGCAGGGCCTTTTCACCATGGAGGGTGACATCACGCTTTCGGGCGAGACGTTCTACGCCTACTATCCGATGGTGCCGGGCAACCGGCTGGGGGCCGACCTTACCCTGCCCGTCACCCTGCCTGCCGTACAGACCTACCGGCAGGGTTCGTTCGGGCCCAACGCCAACATTTCGGTCGCCGTATCGGCCGACGGCGCGAACTATGCCTTCAAGAACGCCTGCGGCTATCTCGACATCCGACTGCTGGGCAGTGCGGAGGATAAAATCGGCTCGGTCGAGGTGACGGCCGGCGGAGCGGTCATCGCCGGCAGCGGGAGTGTCGATTTCGGCGGTTACGCCTCGGGGCCCCTGTTCGTACCGGACGAGGGCGGAAGCACGACCGTACGGCTCGAGTGCGGCGACGGCATCGCCCTGAACCCCGCTTCGGCCACCTCGTTCCATGTGGTTCTTCCGGCCGGGACCTACGCTTCGGTCGGCGTGAGGGCACGCACCTCCGACGGGCGCAGCTACTCCTATACCAAATCGCCGGAGGGAGGCGTGGTCATCGAACGCAGTACGGTGACGCACTTCAAACCCTCGGAGTTCTTCGACGGGATAGAGGTGGAGAACCTTTCCGGGGAGCTTACCGACCGGCTCGCCGGGACGGATGCCTCTTCGGTCACCGCCCTCCGCATCACGGGCACCTTGAACGCAACCGACTTTGCATATATCCGCGAGAACCTTACCGCATTGGAACTCCTCGACCTCTCCGGCACGGAGATGACCGTGTTCCCGGACAGGGCCCTGGCCTTCTATGACGATGCCAATACGACCCTGAAAGAGGTGATTCTACCCGAAGGACTTACGACGATTGAAGATGCGGCCTTCGCCAACTGCACCGCCCTTGAAAAACTCGACGTCCCCTCTTCGGTCTCCGAATTGGGAAGGTGGATACTGGAAAACACCGCCGTAGAGACCTTCACGATTCCTGACGGAGTCTCCGAAATCCCCGCAAGCTGCTTCTACGGTAGCGCTATTACAGCCATGGTCGTACCCGCCTCGGTTACTTCCATAGGCGCCTGGGCTTTCGAAAATCCCTATTATGACAACGGAAACAAGAGCTACCTGACATCGGTCACTTTCACCGGGACAGGCGTTACCGAAATTCCGGAAGGATGCTTCATCTACCAGAAAAGCCTCTCCTCCATCAATCTGCCCGAGGGGGTTACGACCATCGGAGCCGACGCTTTCAACCAATGCCAGATAAGCGCGCTCACCCTGCCCTCCTCGCTGGAAGCCATCGGGCAAAGGGCCTTCTCCAATAACGGCATTACCAGCCTGGTGATTCCGGATAAAGTGAAACGAATCGATTTCAGTGCCTTCGCGTACAACAACCTTGAGACGATTGACCTGCCCGCGTCGATAGAAGTGCTGGCCTCCACCGCCTTCCATTGGGAATCGCCGGCACTGAAAACCGTGATATGCCGTGCCGCGGCCGTACCGGAGATGCCGACGTCCTATACGGACGACTTGGGCAGCCATACCTATCCGGCCTTCATCCGTATCAACAAAGCCAACGTGATACTGAAAGTTCCGGCAGCTTCGGTCGAAGAGTACTAA
- the cmk gene encoding (d)CMP kinase, with protein MNSSRNSAQDKKIVIAIDGFSSGGKSTFARMLAARLGYIFIDTGAMYRAVTLYGIEHGAIRNGVPDRERLVGMLGEIAISFRFNPRRQASDIYVNGECVEEKIRGIEVSAAVSSVSSIPEVRRKLVALQQRMGKDKGVVMDGRDIGTVVFPDAELKLFMTADPKVRAVRRYEELRARGDDVSLEEIERNIRARDRADQEREVSPLRMAPDAVVLNNSDMTLAQQMEWIEPILEEKIRGI; from the coding sequence ATGAACTCATCCCGAAATAGCGCACAGGACAAGAAAATCGTGATAGCCATCGACGGCTTTTCGTCGGGAGGCAAGAGCACCTTTGCACGGATGCTCGCCGCCCGGCTCGGCTACATATTCATAGATACGGGGGCCATGTACCGTGCCGTGACGCTTTACGGCATCGAACACGGAGCGATACGGAACGGTGTTCCCGACCGGGAGCGGCTCGTGGGGATGCTCGGGGAGATAGCGATTTCCTTCCGGTTCAATCCCCGCCGGCAGGCGAGCGATATCTACGTCAACGGCGAGTGCGTCGAGGAGAAGATACGCGGTATCGAGGTCAGTGCGGCCGTCAGTTCGGTCAGCAGCATTCCGGAAGTGCGCCGGAAACTCGTGGCGCTGCAACAGCGGATGGGAAAGGACAAGGGCGTCGTCATGGACGGGCGCGACATCGGTACGGTGGTCTTTCCCGATGCGGAGCTGAAACTCTTCATGACGGCCGACCCGAAGGTGCGGGCCGTGCGCCGTTACGAGGAGCTTCGGGCACGGGGAGACGACGTATCGCTGGAGGAGATAGAGCGCAATATCCGGGCCCGCGACCGGGCCGACCAGGAACGCGAGGTCAGCCCGCTGCGGATGGCTCCCGATGCGGTGGTGCTCAACAACAGCGACATGACGCTCGCCCAGCAGATGGAGTGGATAGAACCGATACTGGAAGAGAAGATACGCGGTATATGA